The proteins below are encoded in one region of Hordeum vulgare subsp. vulgare chromosome 3H, MorexV3_pseudomolecules_assembly, whole genome shotgun sequence:
- the LOC123444381 gene encoding tryptophan--tRNA ligase, chloroplastic/mitochondrial, with the protein MSRALLSHILHRPPLLASRSGVRGGALPSRLRALRLNCSGAEAAAPADEAPAPPARKKRVVSGVQPTGMVHLGNYLGAIKNWVALQDLYETFFFIVDLHAITLPYDAPELSKATRSTAAIYLACGIDSSKASIFVQSHVRAHIELMWLLSSSTPIGWLNKMIQFKEKSRKAGNENVGVALLTYPVLMASDILLYQSDLVPVGEDQTQHLELTREISERVNNLYGGRKWKKLGGRGGSLFKVPEALIPPAGARVMSLTDGLSKMSKSAPSDLSRINLLDPKDVIVNKIKRCKTDSLPGLEFDNPERPECSNLLSVYQIITGKTKEEVVSECQDMNWGTFKATLTDALIDHLQPIQVRYEEIMSDPGYLDTVLLDGAGKASEIADATLNNVYQAMGFLRR; encoded by the exons ATGAGCCGCGCGCTCCTCTCCCACATCCTCCACCGCCCGCCTCTCCTCGC GTCGAGGAGTGGCGTCCGAGGAGGAGCGCTGCCTTCCCGCCTCCGCGCTCTCCGCCTCAACTGCAGCGGGGCTGAAGCTGCCGCCCCAGCCGATGAGGCGCCTGCTCCCCCGGCGAGGAA GAAAAGAGTAGTTTCTGGTGTACAGCCAACAGGAATGGTGCACCTTGGAAATTATCTTGGTGCTATTAAGAACTGGGTTGCACTTCAG GATTTGTATGAGACattctttttcattgtggacctgCATGCG ATTACCTTGCCGTATGATGCACCGGAGCTATCTAAAGCTACAAGAAGCACCGCTGCAATTTATCTGGCATGCGGCATTGATAGTTCCAAG GCTTCTATTTTTGTACAGTCTCATGTCCGTGCTCATATCGAGCTGATGTGGCTACTGAGCTCTTCGACTCCTATTGGTTGGCTGAACAAAATGATTCAGTTCAAAGAGAAGTCACGCAAGGCG GGTAATGAAAATGTTGGAGTGGCACTTTTGACGTACCCTGTTCTAATGGCTTCTGACATCCTTCTGTACCAG TCCGATTTGGTACCTGTTGGTGAAGATCAGACACAACATTTGGAATTAACTCGTGAAATTTCTGAACGTGTAAATAATCTATATGGTGGAAGAAAGTGGAAGAAATTGGGAGG GAGAGGCGGTTCATTATTTAAG GTTCCTGAAGCCCTTATCCCTCCAGCAGGTGCCCGTGTTATGTCCCTAACTGATGGTCTCTCCAAG ATGTCGAAGTCTGCTCCTTCAGATCTATCTCGCATTAATCTTCTTGACCCAAAAGAT GTGATTGTGAACAAAATCAAACGCTGCAAAACTGACTCGCTCCCAGG CTTGGAATTCGACAACCCAGAGAGGCCGGAATGCAGCAATCTTCTCTCAGTATATCAGATCATTACTGGGAAAACGAAAGAG GAAGTTGTTAGCGAATGCCAAGATATGAACTGGGGGACATTCAAGGCTACCCTTACAGATGCCTTAATTGATCATCTGCAGCCTATTCAG GTCCGTTACGAGGAGATCATGTCTGATCCAGGCTATTTAGATACTGTTCTGCTAGATGGGGCAGGGAAAGCTTCCGAGATAGCAGacgccacactcaacaatgtataCCAAGCCATGGGTTTCTTGCGCAGATAG
- the LOC123444380 gene encoding probable glutamate carboxypeptidase LAMP1 has product MPHHASRQALPDYPALPLPDAAAMPPPHGEDDSSALKPLIPMDPTPPPPRRATARLHLLPLLVGVLFATYYHLLVAPAASYYQSLFLSLGSNDTAAAHLRALTVRPHLAGTEANALAADHVASTLSSLSFPTRVTPYDVLLSYPVSRSLSLSAPGRNATAFALVQDTYPGDPYAAASAEVVPTFLAYAASGSAAAEVVYANYGRTEDYAYLASRGVNVTGKVALARYGKVYRGDIVKNARDAGAAAAVIFTDAKDYTPGKAFPDGPWMPATGVQVGSTFKGVGDPTTPMWASSEGCERVSVAEAMATDDMPGVPALPVSGRDGEAILRLTGGDVAPKDWQGGDGDGVPVYRLGPGPAVLNLTYTGNETIATIQNVISVIEGKEEPDRYVILGNHRDAWTFGAADPNSGTAALLELAQRLSKLQNKGWRPRRTIILCNWDAEEYGLIGSTEWVEENRAMLTSRTVAYLNVDVGVSGSGVDASATPQLDELLKQASKKVQNPDNGTESLYDMWMASDSSLIGRLGGGGSDYSAFVQHIGIPSVDMAIGTGYAVYHSLYDDFTWMEKYGDPMFRRHVAVASVWGLVALRLSDEEILPFNYSSYAAELENGAVDISKRILGMPVSLSPLHKSIKQFNTAVLKVDSELQALQTSKFWSLRRNNPLRMRDLNDRLMMTERAFTEREGLSGRPWYKHMIYGPSLYNDYGAEVYPGVDDAIQTAKKTNTSQSWQSVQHEIHRIARVISQAALVLSGGLT; this is encoded by the exons ATGCCGCACCACGCCAGCCGCCAGGCACTACCGGATTACCCCGCCTTGCCACTGCCGGACGCCGCCGCCATGCCGCCTCCGCACGGCGAAGACGACTCCTCCGCGCTTAAACCGCTCATCCCCAtggaccccacccctcctcctccccgccgggCGACCGCGAGGCTCCACCTGCTCCCTCTCCTCGTCGGCGTGTTGTTCGCCACCTACTACCACCTCCTCGTCGCGCCCGCCGCGTCGTACTACCAGTCCCTCTTCCTCTCGCTGGGCTCCAACGACACCGCCGCCGCGCACCTGCGCGCGCTCACCGTCCGGCCCCACCTCGCGGGCACCGAGGCCAACGCGCTCGCCGCCGACCACGTCGCCTCCAcgctctcctccctctccttccccaccCGCGTCACGCCCTACGACGTCCTCCTCTCTTACCCCGTCAgccgctccctctccctctccgcgCCAGGCCGCAACGCCACCGCCTTCGCGTTGGTCCAGGACACCTACCCCGGCGACCCCTACGCCGCGGCCTCGGCGGAGGTCGTCCCCACCTTCCTCGCCTACGCGGCGTCCGGCTCGGCCGCCGCCGAGGTGGTCTACGCCAACTACGGCCGCACGGAGGACTACGCCTACCTCGCCTCCCGCGGCGTAAACGTCACCGGGAAGGTCGCCCTCGCGCGCTACGGCAAGGTGTACCGTGGCGACATCGTGAAGAACGCCCGCGACgctggcgcggcggcggcggtgataTTCACCGACGCCAAGGACTACACGCCGGGGAAGGCCTTTCCGGACGGGCCGTGGATGCCGGCGACGGGCGTGCAGGTGGGGAGCACGTTCAAGGGGGTGGGGGACCCCACGACGCCGATGTGGGCGTCGTCGGAGGGGTGCGAGCGCGTGAGCGTCGCGGAGGCGATGGCCACGGACGACATGCCGGGGGTACCGGCGCTGCCGGTGTCGGGGAGGGACGGGGAGGCGATACTCCGGCTCACCGGCGGGGATGTCGCGCCAAAGGATTGGcaaggcggcgacggcgacggcgtgcCGGTTTACCGCCTCGGGCCCGGGCCGGCGGTGCTCAATCTGACCTATACA GGGAATGAGACGATAGCTACTATTCAGAATGTCATTTCAGTGATTGAAGGGAAAGAAGAACCAGACAG GTATGTTATTCTTGGCAACCATCGCGATGCGTGGACATTTGGGGCAGCTGACCCAAACAGCGGAACGGCAGCCTTGCTTGAG CTAGCTCAAAGGCTGTCTAAGCTACAAAACAAGGGTTGGAGACCTCGTCGAACCATCATTTTGTGTAATTGGGATGCCGAAGAGTACGGATtg ATAGGATCCACAGAATGGGTTGAAGAGAACAGAGCAATGCTAACTTCGAGAACTGTTGCTTACCTGAATGTAGATGTTGGGGTGTCTGGTTCTGGAGTCGACGCATCAGCCACTCCTCAACTTGATGAGTTACTTAAGCAGGCGAGTAAAAAG GTTCAAAATCCGGATAATGGAACAGAAAGTCTGTATGACATGTGGATGGCTTCTGATAGTTCTCTG ATTGGAAGGTTAGGAGGTGGAGGATCAGATTATTCTGCCTTTGTTCAACATATTGGCATTCCTTCAGTCGACATGGCTATTGGGACAG GATACGCTGTGTACCATAGCCTGTATGATGACTTCACATGGATGGAGAAGTATGGAGATCCCATGTTCCGCAGGCATGTCGCAG TGGCAAGTGTATGGGGGCTTGTTGCTTTGAGGCTTTCGGATGAGGAGATCCTGCCCTTCAACTACAGCTCTTATGCCGCAGAGCTTGAG aATGGCGCGGTGGATATAAGCAAGAGAATACTAGGAATGCCTGTCAGCTTATCTCCCCTCCACAAGTCGATCAAACAGTTCAATACAGCGGTGCTGAAAGTGGATTCTGAGCTTCAG GCTCTGCAAACATCGAAGTTTTGGTCCCTGCGGCGAAACAACCCGTTGAGGATGAGAGATCTGAATGACCGGTTAATGATGACTGAGCGGGCCTTCACGGAGCGGGAAGGACTGTCTGGGAGACCATGGTACAAACACATG ATTTATGGACCTTCACTATACAACGATTATGGAGCGGAAGTGTATCCAGGTGTTGATGATGCCATTCAGACAGCAAAGAAAACAAACACCTCCCAGTCCTGGCAATCTGTACAGCATGAGATCCACAGGATTGCTAGAGTCATCAGCCAAGCCGCGTTAGTCCTAAGTGGAGGGTTGACATGA